A stretch of DNA from Bacillota bacterium:
TCGTCCAGGAAGAGGGTTCCCCCGTCGGCCAGCTCGAACTTGCCGGGCTTACCGCCCTTCCTGGCACCAGTGAAGGCGCCCTCGGCGTATCCGAAGAACTCCGACTCAAGGAGGTCCGGAGGTATGGCAGCGCAGTTTACTTTTATGAAGGGTCCTAGCCTCCTGGGGCTTGCGTTGTGAAGCGCCTGGGCGAAGAGTTCCTTGCCTGTGCCGGTCTCCCCCTGGAGGAGCACTGTGGAGTTGCCCATGGCGGCCCGGCGGGCCTCCTCCTTGAGCCGGGCCATTTCGTGACTGGCCGAGACAATGTGGTCCAGGGTGTACCTGGCCCGGGTGAACCGGGAGAGTTCTTCCTGGTAGTAGGCAACCCGGGACTCTAGAGTCTCGATGCGCCGGGCGATCTCCCTGATCTCCTCCAGGCCCCGGAAGGTGATCTTGCCTACCGCACCTGACACCCTGCCCTCCTCAATGATGGGAAGGCAGGAGACCAGGACCTTGCGACCCCTGACTACTTGCACTTGGGCCAGCTCCTGGGTCCCCGTGCGGGCCACCATGGGGAGGCAGGTCCCGTCCATCACACTGGACACGGGCTGGCCCACCAGGGCCTCCTGGCAGAGCCCGGTAAAGTCCGCCATGGCCTTGTTGGCCATGGTGATGGCACCTTTACCATCCACCACCACTATCCCTTCGTAGGCCAGGGCCAGGATGTTATCCAGGGTCTTGTGAAGGCCGGACACGCTCTCTAGGCGCCTGGCCACAGCCTCGTATTCCGTGAGGTCCTGGAATATGGTGGTGGCCCCGGTTATGATCCCGCCCACGCAGATGGGGGTGCTGTTGGACACCACGGTGACTGACCTGAGGGACTGCTTCCGGCCAACCCTGGCCTCCCCTGACGCCAGCACCTCGGGGAGGTCGCTCTCGGGGAGCACCGACTGGATTGGCCTTCCCAGGGCCTCCCCAGCATTGAGGCCCAGGCATCGCTCTGCGGCAGGGTTGAGAATCGTCATGGTACACTGCTGGTCGATGGCGAATATGCCGTTGTGCATAGAGTCCAGGACGGTGCCTAGCTCCCCCAGGAGGAGGTCCTTCTGGGAGAGGAGTCCCCGGATGACATCGGCCTTGGTGAGCATGCCAACGATACGGCCATCCCCCGTAGTCACCACGGCCTGGCCTACCTCGGTGGTCTTGACCTTCTGGGCCACGGTCTCGAAGGACGTGTTCTGGTCCACCGTGATTACCCCGGTCTTCATGAAGTTCCCCACGCCCCCGTCAAGGTTG
This window harbors:
- a CDS encoding sigma-54-dependent Fis family transcriptional regulator, translated to MLVKEIMSQKVALLQPGDTMRDALALFQATGLDAAPVVDDDARILGIFTRSRLYQGLLETGNLDGGVGNFMKTGVITVDQNTSFETVAQKVKTTEVGQAVVTTGDGRIVGMLTKADVIRGLLSQKDLLLGELGTVLDSMHNGIFAIDQQCTMTILNPAAERCLGLNAGEALGRPIQSVLPESDLPEVLASGEARVGRKQSLRSVTVVSNSTPICVGGIITGATTIFQDLTEYEAVARRLESVSGLHKTLDNILALAYEGIVVVDGKGAITMANKAMADFTGLCQEALVGQPVSSVMDGTCLPMVARTGTQELAQVQVVRGRKVLVSCLPIIEEGRVSGAVGKITFRGLEEIREIARRIETLESRVAYYQEELSRFTRARYTLDHIVSASHEMARLKEEARRAAMGNSTVLLQGETGTGKELFAQALHNASPRRLGPFIKVNCAAIPPDLLESEFFGYAEGAFTGARKGGKPGKFELADGGTLFLDEVGDMSPNLQAKILRVLEDREFERVGGTEVVRVDVRVIAASNRDLGQLVAQQAFREDLYYRLNVVALTILPLRHRKEDILPLANHFIEKLNRQMGMEIRGVSPDALSVLQAHDWPGNVRELENAIERAVNLGAAYMIERDHLPAYLVSATPVTGGEQAGYRASVEAAERDAIVRALEASGGNKSLAARHLGVSRSTLYQKMQRLSLKT